From one Oncorhynchus clarkii lewisi isolate Uvic-CL-2024 chromosome 6, UVic_Ocla_1.0, whole genome shotgun sequence genomic stretch:
- the LOC139411915 gene encoding survival motor neuron protein 1 translates to MAHGCKDVLFARGAAQSDDSDIWDDTALIKAYDKAVASFKTALKGEEDTQSSERDKPGKKRKNNRNNRSRKRSNAPLDKEWRVGDSCCAYWSKDGNLYAATISSIDEQRGTCIVVFTHYGNEEEQNLRDLLIESSEVDEEAPSKVKEAESSTEESDRSSAPHPHSHVPRSKPKFKSPKGPPMSGPGFPGFPLGPPPMPGFRMGDSRRPGASRPAPPGWPPMMPCGPPMIPPPPPMSPNGEDDAALGGMLLAWYMSGYHTGYYLGLKQGRKEAASGRKTRHK, encoded by the exons AGTGACGATTCAGACATTTGGGATGACACTGCACTGATAAAGGCCTACGACAAAGCAGTTGCATCATTTAAG ACTGCCCTGAAAGGTGAGGAGGACACGCAAAGTTCAGAGAGAGACAAGCCTGGAAAGAAACGAAAAAACAACAGAAACAACCGCAGCAGAAAGAGAAGCAATGCTCCTCTGGATAAAGAG TGGCGAGTCGGAGACTCCTGCTGTGCCTACTGGTCTAAAGATGGCAATTTGTATGCTGCCACGATCTCATCCATAGATGAGCAGAGGGGCACCTGTATAGTTGTGTTCACACACTATGGGAACGAGGAGGAGCAGAACCTCCGAGACCTTCTGATAGAGAGCTCAGAGGTAGATGAGGAAGCCCCTAGTAAG GTTAAAGAAGCAGAGTCTTCTACAGAGGAGAGCGACAGGTCGTCCGCCCCACACCCTCACAGTCATGTGCCACGCTCTAAACCCAAATTCAAATCCCCCAAAGGACCTCCTATGTCGGGTCCAGGCTTCCCTGGCTTTCCCCTAGGTCCCCCTCCAATGCCTGGCTTCAGAATG GGAGACTCAAGGCGACCTGGGGCCTCCAGGCCCGCCCCTCCAGGATGGCCTCCTATGATGCCCTGTGGGCCACCG AtgatccctcctcctccccccatgaGTCCAAACGGAGAGGATGATGCGGCTCTGGGAGGTATGCTGCTCGCCTGGTACATGAGTGGTTACCACACTGGATACTACCTG GGTTTGAAACAAGGCCGCAAAGAAGCTGCGTCTGGAAGGAAGACTCGCCACAAGTGA